A genomic window from Solanum dulcamara chromosome 11, daSolDulc1.2, whole genome shotgun sequence includes:
- the LOC129874958 gene encoding trans-cinnamate:CoA ligase, peroxisomal-like, with protein sequence MDNLPKCGANYVPLTPLTFLTRASNSYADRTSIIYANIRFTWRQTHKRCCRLASSLRSLNIVKNDVVSVLAPNVPAMLEMHFAVPMAGAVLNAINTRLDARNVALILKHSEAKIFFIDYEYINKAKKAIEILMSDFQMPMPLVVVIDDLDSPTGIRLGELEYEQLVYQGNPEYVLENIDDEWDPITLSYTSGTTSEPKGVVYSHRGAFLSTLSLILGWEMGTEPVYLWSLPMFHCNGWTFTWGIAARGGTNVCIRNTTAQEIYSNIALHKVTHMCAAPIVLNIILEAKPHEQRQIMTPVQILVGGAPPPAPLLEKIERVGFHVVHAYGLTEATGPALVCEFQAKWNKLPWEEQAKLKARQGLGILTLADVDVKNFKNMESVPRDGKTTGEICLRGSSIMKGYLKNEKANSEVFKNGWFFTGDMGVIHPDGYLEIKDRCKDVIISGGENISSVEVESAILKHPYVVEASVVAMPHPRWGESPCAFVILKKDSNLKESDIIAHCRKNLPGFMVPKKVQFVEELQKTGTGKVQKNHLRAVAKTFVVFDQTTKKSSGQVKREKPRAYDQSHDQILALSRL encoded by the exons ATGGACAATTTACCTAAATGTGGAGCTAATTATGTTCCTCTTACTCCTCTCACCTTCTTAACGAGAGCCTCTAATTCTTATGCCGACCGCACCTCTATTATTTATGCAAATATTCGCTTCACTTGGCGCCAAACCCACAAGCGTTGTTGTCGCCTAGCTTCCTCCCTCAGGTCCTTAAACATTGTCAAGAATGACGTG GTCTCGGTCCTTGCACCAAATGTACCGGCCATGCTAGAAATGCATTTTGCTGTGCCAATGGCAGGGGCTGTGTTGAACGCCATCAATACGAGGCTGGACGCTAGAAATGTCGCCCTCATTCTCAAGCACTCGGAAGCCAAGATCTTTTTTATCGACTATGAATACATCAACAAAGCTAAAAAGGCCATTGAAATACTAATGTCCGACTTTCAAATGCCAATGCCTCTTGTCGTTGTCATTGATGACCTCGATTCCCCTACTGGAATCCGGTTAGGTGAGCTCGAATACGAGCAATTGGTGTACCAAGGCAACCCTGAATATGTCCTTGAAAATATTGATGATGAATGGGATCCAATTACTTTGAGCTATACATCAGGTACCACTTCAGAGCCAAAGGGAGTTGTGTACAGCCACAGAGGTGCTTTTTTGAGCACTTTGAGTTTGATTTTGGGATGGGAGATGGGTACTGAGCCTGTCTACTTATGGTCCCTCCCTATGTTTCACTGCAATGGTTGGACTTTCACATGGGGAATAGCTGCAAGGGGTGGGACCAATGTTTGCATCCGCAATACAACAGCCCAAGAAATCTACTCCAACATAGCGTTACACAAAGTAACGCATATGTGTGCTGCACCTATTGTTCTCAACATAATCCTCGAGGCCAAGCCGCACGAGCAGCGCCAAATAATGACCCCAGTACAAATTCTGGTAGGGGGTGCACCCCCACCAGCACCACTGCTCGAAAAAATCGAGAGGGTGGGGTTCCACGTGGTCCACGCCTACGGGCTCACCGAGGCCACTGGGCCAGCCCTGGTGTGCGAGTTTCAAGCCAAGTGGAACAAATTACCCTGGGAAGAACAGGCCAAGTTAAAGGCAAGACAGGGGCTGGGCATACTAACACTCGCTGATGTTGATGTGAAGAACTTCAAGAATATGGAGAGCGTGCCTCGTGACGGGAAAACAACAGGGGAAATATGCCTCAGGGGAAGCAGCATAATGAAAGGGTACTTAAAAAACGAAAAAGCAAATTCAGAAGTATTCAAGAATGGTTGGTTTTTCACAGGGGACATGGGAGTGATTCACCCAGATGGGTACTTGGAAATCAAAGACAGATGCAAAGATGTGATCATATCAGGTGGAGAGAACATTAGCAGCGTGGAAGTAGAAAGTGCAATACTGAAACATCCATATGTAGTAGAGGCCTCTGTTGTGGCCATGCCACATCCAAGGTGGGGTGAAAGCCCATGTGCCTTTGTTATATTGAAGAAAGATTCCAACTTAAAAGAATCGGATATCATAGCACACTGTAGGAAGAACTTGCCGGGGTTCATGGTACCAAAGAAGGTTCAATTTGTGGAAGAATTGCAGAAAACAGGAACAGGGAAAGTGCAGAAGAATCATTTGAGAGCAGTGGCAAAGACATTTGTGGTGTTTGATCAAACAACCAAGAAGTCATCAGGCCAAGTCAAAAGGGAAAAGCCTCGAGCATACGATCAAAGTCATGACCAGATTCTTGCTTTGTCTCGTCTTTAG
- the LOC129872697 gene encoding uncharacterized protein LOC129872697 codes for MPNNVADEESGDGVRNMNTTAFPVIYHNHPLFLQPTDTPDSSLISLQLTRSENYTLWSRSFRIGLVGRSKIGFADGRFSKSKFEPELHDQWEKCNAIVLSWIMNVVRPGLLSSVIYASDTRKV; via the coding sequence ATGCCAAATAATGTTGCAGATGAAGAATCTGGTGATGGTGTTAGGAATATGAACACAACTGCATTTCCTGTGATTTATCACAATCACCCTCTCTTCCTGCAGCCAACAGATACTCCAGATAGCTCCTTAATTTCTCTGCAATTGACAAGATCAGAGAACTATACTCTATGGAGTAGATCATTTAGAATTGGTTTGGTAGGTCGAAGTAAGATAGGATTTGCAGATGGAAGGTTTTCTAAGTCTAAGTTTGAGCCAGAACTACATGATCAATGGGAAAAATGTAATGCAATAGTTTTATCATGGATTATGAATGTTGTTCGACCTGGTCTTCTTAGTTCAGTTATCTATGCATCTGATACACGAAAGGTGTAG